One Streptomyces sp. R28 DNA window includes the following coding sequences:
- a CDS encoding electron transfer flavoprotein subunit beta, with translation MSLRIVVTVKYVPDATGDRHFADDLTVDRDDVDGLLSELDEYAVEQALQISENSDDDVEITVLTVGPEDAKDALRKALSMGADKAVHVEDDDLHGTDALGTSLVLAKAIEKAGYDLVISGMASTDGTMGVVPALLAERLGVPQVTLLSEVSVEDGTVKGRRDGDAASEQLEASLPAVVSVTDQSGEARYPSFKGIMAAKKKPVESWDLSDLDIEAEEVGLEGAYTVVDAAAARPARSAGTIVKDEGEGGKQLAEFLASQKFI, from the coding sequence GTGAGCTTGAGGATCGTTGTCACCGTGAAGTACGTGCCCGACGCCACTGGCGACCGGCACTTCGCCGATGACCTGACCGTCGACCGGGACGACGTGGACGGTCTGCTCTCCGAGCTCGACGAGTACGCGGTCGAGCAGGCGCTGCAGATCTCCGAGAACTCCGACGACGACGTGGAGATCACCGTTCTGACGGTGGGCCCGGAGGACGCCAAGGACGCGCTGCGCAAGGCGCTGTCCATGGGTGCCGACAAGGCCGTCCACGTCGAGGACGACGACCTGCACGGCACCGACGCGCTGGGTACCTCGCTGGTGCTGGCCAAGGCGATCGAGAAGGCCGGCTACGACCTGGTGATCTCCGGCATGGCCTCCACCGACGGCACCATGGGCGTCGTACCGGCCCTGCTGGCCGAGCGTCTGGGCGTCCCGCAGGTCACCCTGCTGTCCGAGGTCTCCGTCGAGGACGGCACGGTCAAGGGCCGCCGGGACGGCGACGCCGCCTCCGAGCAGCTCGAGGCCTCCCTGCCGGCCGTCGTGTCGGTCACCGACCAGTCGGGCGAGGCGCGCTACCCGTCCTTCAAGGGCATCATGGCCGCCAAGAAGAAGCCGGTGGAGTCCTGGGACCTGTCCGACCTGGACATCGAGGCCGAGGAGGTCGGTCTCGAGGGTGCCTACACCGTCGTCGACGCCGCGGCCGCGCGCCCGGCCCGCAGCGCCGGCACGATCGTCAAGGACGAGGGCGAGGGCGGCAAGCAGCTTGCTGAGTTCCTCGCGAGCCAGAAGTTCATCTAA
- a CDS encoding flavin reductase family protein: MTATSGLGTTQLASPDLLRSVFRRHAAGVAVITARGETGPVGFTATSLTSVSAEPPMLSFGVGTGASSWPAIATTDHVGIHILGEHQQDLAATFARSGADRFGAPTAWREGPEGVPVLDDVLAWMVCRIVGRVPAGDHRIVLAEVLLGDPAGPGRPLVYHQGRFNGLRD, encoded by the coding sequence ATGACGGCCACGTCCGGCCTCGGCACCACCCAGCTCGCCTCTCCCGACCTGCTCCGCTCCGTCTTCCGGCGCCACGCGGCCGGAGTGGCGGTGATCACCGCCCGCGGCGAGACGGGCCCGGTCGGCTTCACCGCCACCTCCCTCACCTCCGTCTCCGCCGAGCCCCCGATGCTTTCCTTCGGCGTCGGCACCGGCGCCTCCAGCTGGCCGGCGATAGCCACGACGGACCACGTCGGTATCCACATACTCGGCGAGCACCAACAGGACCTGGCGGCCACCTTCGCCCGCAGCGGCGCCGACCGTTTCGGCGCGCCCACGGCCTGGCGCGAGGGCCCCGAAGGCGTCCCCGTCCTCGACGACGTCCTCGCCTGGATGGTGTGCCGGATCGTGGGGCGTGTGCCCGCGGGTGATCACCGCATCGTGCTGGCCGAGGTCCTCCTCGGTGACCCCGCCGGCCCCGGACGTCCGCTGGTGTATCACCAGGGCCGGTTCAACGGCCTGCGTGACTGA